AGGCGACGTGTAGGGCGTCCGCTGCCCATTTTTCGGTCACAATTTTCGCATTTAAGTAAGCCTGCTGGAGTTGTAAAACCTCCTCAGAAATCCCTACAATTTCTGCAAAGTTAAGCATCTGTTCAAAGTGTGTTACAACTTCCGCAGGGGCAGACCCGATCTCCTCTTGCACCACGACTGATGTCAACAGGTTAAAATATCCATGTCGAACCATATCGAAAAAGGACTCACTGGCCTGACGAAACTCTTCATCGAATACACCACCAAAAACGGATGTATCCGCATATACACTCAAAATCTTTGAATTCAATTTTCATCCTTTCAATCAATCAGCAATTTTCCAGACATCAATCTATAATCACCTTTCTAAAGGTTAGCGATACCCGTCGCCGCCGATCATGCTTGTAGCCATCCAACTTATCCGATTTTCTGGCGGCAATCCCGTGCAACCATTTATATCTCGCTTCATTTTTTAGGACGACAATACTTCTTGGCTCAAGCCAAACCGAAATTTTTTTTGTTTCATCTTTATTTGTGAAATCCATAAAACAGCCCGATCCCAAACTCAAAGAAACAATCGTATCCTCAAAACAAGGTTCACAATCAATATGCCTTGATATCCC
This window of the Gemmatimonadota bacterium genome carries:
- a CDS encoding type II toxin-antitoxin system VapC family toxin; the protein is MLSVYADTSVFGGVFDEEFRQASESFFDMVRHGYFNLLTSVVVQEEIGSAPAEVVTHFEQMLNFAEIVGISEEVLQLQQAYLNAKIVTEKWAADALHVALATIGGCSMIVSWNFKHIVHFSKIPLYNAVNTLSGYSNIAIHSPHEAINYEDEKDI